The DNA window ATTGGTCGCGCGCAAATCCGAAAAGCAAGGAACATTTTTCTTTGGTGTCCGCCGAGGCTCTGCGAGGCGGTGGCGGGGCTGATTCATTCGTCCAGTTTCCGCTCGAAAAAGGTTCGCGCAAAGTGTATAATTACAGCACCATTTTTACAATCTATAATTTTGGGGTTTATAAAAGTATTTAAATAAAAATTACCCCGACTTCTTTTATAGAAAGCCGGGGCGAGATCAGTTTTTTATAAATTCCAATATTCTATCAATTAGTAGATTATTATCAATTGGAATTTGGATAACGTTGTTTTGTCCTAATTCAAAATAGAACAATTTTTTAATTTCCTTTTTTTCGAGGGTTGCCAGAGCCAAAATTTGACAGTTATTTCTTTTTAATTTTTTAATTATTTCATCAGCTTTTTTTAAAGGTAGCGGTATTTCTAATAGCACTTTTTTTGAAATTATTTCAAGTTCTTCATTTTCAAATTGATGAATGAAAAAACTTTGAAAAGTTAACTCTGTTTTGGTTTTTAGCAACCTTTCTGTAACAAGTTTGGTTAACTCGTCACAGAATAATAAAATTACTGCTTGCGTTGCTTGCATTTAGTACTCCGAGTTTTTTGAGAAAAGGACAATTTTATTTTTTAGGATAGACTAGGTTACCTTTTTGGAAACTATATGTCAATGGTGGTAAAATGTGTTTATAGTTTTAATTAAAAAATATGAAAATCAAACTAGGTAGATATCAGCATTTTAAGGGGGATATTATGGAAGTAGTAGGTGAAGCCAAACACAGCGAGAGCTTGGAAGAGTTTGTGGTTTATAAACATATAACTGGAAAAATGGCCGGAGAGACGCATTGGTGGGTAAGACCAGAAGCAATGTTTTTAGAACAAGTTGAGGTGCAGGGCCAAAAAATTTCTAGATTTAAATATCTTGAAGAAAAAAATGATTAAAGTTCAAGAAAATTATTCTTTAGCTCCTTTAACGACTTTTAAAATCGGCGGGCCAGCCAGGTTTTTTATTGAAATTAGTAGTGCAGCGGAACTAGTTGAGGCCTTAAGTTTTGCCAAGGATAATAATTTAAAAATTTTATTGATTGGTGGGGGTAGCAATATGTTGGTTAGTGACAGTGGATTTAAGGGATTGGTTATTTCTATAAATATTTTGGGCATTAATAAAATTAAAGAAGGATTGAATTTTGTGGAAATTAAAGCCGGTGCCGGGGAAATTTGGGATAAGGTAGTTGATTATGCGGTTAGTAATAATTATTGGGGCATAGAAAATTTGTCTTATATTCCCGGCAAAATGGGTGCTTTTGCTGTACAGAACGTAGGGGCTTACGGCCAAGAAGCCAGTCAGGTAGTAACGGTTGTAGAGGCTTATGATAGCCAAACCAATCAGGTTGTTTTATTAACTAATAAGCAATGCGGTTTTGCTTACCGAACTAGTGTTTTTAATACTCTAGATAAAGGACGATATTTTATATTGCAAGTGTTACTTCGTTTATCCAAAATTTATCGTCCTAATATTAGTTATCCGGATTTGCAAAAAGTTTTTGCCAATCAAGATAATATAGAATTGTCGGCTATTAGGCAGACTATTATAAACGTGCGTAATAAAAAGTTTCCTTATCCTTATACTGCCGGAGCCAAAGGCAGCGCTGGATCATTTTTTAAAAATTTTTTATTAAAGCCAACCGAGTATACTTCTTTAGAAAAAAATATCGCCGCTAATTTAGCTGGTGCCTTGCCGGAACTTAGGAGAATAAAAAATAAATTTCCCTCTGGTGATTTAATTAAAATACCCACGGCTTTTATATTAGAAATCTGCGGTATAAAAGGATTAACTGTTGGCGGGGCTAAAGTTAACCATAATCAGCCATTGGTTATTTTAAATGATAATAATACGACTACAGCGGCCAATGTTTTATTGTTAGTTAAAAAAATTAGACAAATAGTTAAGCAAACAACTGGTTTAAGCCTGCAACCAGAACCTTCCTTAATTGGTTTTGAAAGTGCGGAGCTTTTGGCTTGTGGTTTTACCAAGGAAGAGGTTGGTAAATATATAATTTGAATTAAGTTTGACGGCTTAGGTAATCTGGATTAAGATAGCAAAAAACTAAAATTCTTTCCTTAAGTAGCTCTAATTGGTAGAGCAGCTGTTTTTCAAACCGAATTTAAAAAATAAAAGCGGGAGCGTTTTTATTAAAATAGATTCGGTAATCTATTAAGTTTATTGGCCACTAATTTAGGAGCTCCGGTGACTGGTTGTTAATAGGTTCTTGTTACGGCAGGTTGATGGTTCGAGTCCATTCTTAAGGGAAGATTAAATTTATTAAGGCAAATCTAAATTATGGTTTGCCTTAAATTTTTGGAGAAAACTTAAAAAAGCTTTATATTTAAAGAAGTAATAAGGTTTAATCATATAACTTTTATTTATGAAATTTATTGTTACTAGTCAAAAATCTTTAAAGGGCGATAATGTGGTGGTGCCTTGTTTTGTTAAACAAAATAAGTTGTGGTTAAACAATCTTGTTTTATCAGCCGCCGAGAAAAGAATTCTGAAGGATTATTTTTTGGGTAAAAATTTTACAGCCACCAACCAAGAGACTAAGGTTTTATTTATTGGTCGACGAAAAATAATTTTATTGGGGTTGGGAGAATTTAAAAATTGGGATCAACGAAAATTTATTTTAGCCATTAGGCGTTTATTAATAGTTGCCAAGTCGGAGAAAATTAAATCATTAGCTTTGCCGGTAGTCAGGTTGCCTTTAGCCAAAGTATCTTATGAGAAGTTGGGTCAATTGATAGCCGAGAATGCCTTGATGGCTGATTATTCTTTTAATCAATATAAAAAAGGCAGTTCGAAGAAGAAATTTTCTTTAAAGATTTTTTCTTTATTAGTTAATAAAGAAGAAGAAAGTTTAATTAGGCAGGGTTTAAAAATCGGGCAAGTGGTTGGGGAACAGGTTAATGTGGCTAGGGATTTGGGTAATACACCAGGTGGCGATATGACGCCAGATTTATTAGCTAAGCAGGCGGTTGAACAAGGCAAAAAATATAAATTTAAAGTAGAGGTTCTGACTAAAAACCAAATACAAAAGTTAGGTATGGGAGCAATTTTGGGAGTGGCCAAAGGTAGTGTGGAAGAACCAAAGTTTATAATAATGGAACATTGGGGGGTGGCTAAAAATCAAGCACCTTATGTATTAGTAGGTAAGGGTGTTACTTTTGACAGCGGTGGACTCAATCTAAAACCAAGCAACGGGATTAATGATATGCATTTGGATATGTTGGGCGCGGCGGCGGTTATTGGTTTAATGGGTGCAGTTAGCCGTTTGAAACTTCCTGTTAATATTATAGGTTTGGTGCCGGCTGTAGAAAATATGCCGAGTGGTTCTGGTTTACGGCCGGGTGATTTGTTAAAAGGCCTGTCAGGTAAAACGATTGAAGTTTTGAATACCGATGCCGAAGGCCGGTTAATTTTATCTGACGCTTTAACTTATGCTGAAAAATATAAACCTAAATTAGTGGTAGATATAGCTACCTTAACCGGCGCTTGTGTAGTGGCCTTGGGTACTTTGCCCATCGGCTTGTTTACACCCAGTGATGAATTGCAAAAGAAATTTCAAGTCGTTGGTGAATTATCCGGTGATTATGTTTGGCCATTGCCGATGTGGCAGGAATATGAAGAAGAAATAAAAGGAACTTTTGGTGATGTGCAGAATATAGGTAAGACGTCTTATGGTGGGGCTATTCAGGCAGCCATGTTTTTGTGGCAATTTGCTAAAAAATACCCTTGGGTTCATTTGGATATAGCCGGACCAATGAAAACTTTTGAGGGCCAATATTTAAACAAGGGCGCCAGTGGAGTAGGGGTAAGGTTTTTGTTTGAATTAGTAAGACAGGAATTAGCTGGATAATTTGTGGATAAAGTTAAGAAAATAGCCTTTTTAAAACAGCCTATTCAGGCTGTTTTTGCCTTAAATTAGCCCCTTGACAGGCTTAAGCCTTTAAAGTATGATACTAAAGCTACTTAAAAGATGTATATCTTTGAATAGTGGCGTAAATCAAACTATGAGAAACATTTATTACTTTATTAAATATCAGCGGCTAATGTAAGGATTTGCTGTGCACTGTCGTGCCTTACTAAAGAGTCGCTTGTTAAAGCGATTTTTTGTTTCTTTATAGAGTTGATAAGTCCTTTAAAAATTGAATAAGTTAATTATATAAGATCAAGCAAATTGTTAAGTAGATTTAAAAGGGTAATTACAAGAAATGAATCTATTCATTCTTGTGGTTAAACCGCATAAGGGCAGATGGTGGATGCCTTGGTATGGAATGACGATGAAGGACGTAGCAACCTGCGATAAGCCTCGGGGAGGTGGTAAGCAACCTTTGAGCCGGGGATTTCCGAATGGGGCAACCCAATCTGATGGAAGATCAGATTATCATAATTTGAATAAAATAGGATTATGAAGGTAACCTGGGGAACTGAAACATCTAAGTACCCAGAGGAAAAGAAAACACAGAATGTGGTTTAGTAACCACTACACTGCACAAAGCTTTTGCAGGTGGTGGTTGCTATACCACTTATTCCCGTAGTAGTGGCGAGCGAACCGGGATCAGCCCAAACTTAGCACAATTTAAATTATGGTCCGTACATATCTTTGATAGGTGCGTACCTTGGTTTTAAGGCCCATTCGGCCAATATTGAGTTAAGTGTTGTAAGAGAGTAATGTCTTAGGGTTGAATGGACCCTAGGGGGAGAATAAAAATCAAAGCTTTCCTAGTAGAATGGTCTGGAAAGACCAGCCAAAGAAGGTGATAGCCCTGTAAACGAAAGGAGTTTTGTGCTCCTAGTTATTTTTCTTGAGTACCATGGGACACGTGAAATCCTGTGGGAATCTGGCGCGACTATGCGTTAAGGCTAAATACATTCCGTGACCGATAGTGAACTAGTACCGTGAGGGAAAGGTGAAAAGTACCCCGTTGAGGGGGATGAAATAGAATCTGAAACCATCTGCTTACAAGGAGTCAGAGCGCTGACCACTTCAGCGTAGGTTTTTCTAGCTTATAGCTACGATATGAATTTAGTTAATTATTTTCGTAATAACGAAATTAGAACTATTCAAGTTCGAGCCATAGGCAGACCTACGCTGAAGTGGTGCGTGATGGCGTGCCTATTGAAGAATGAACCAACGAGTTAGCTGGTAGTAGCGCGATTAAGTCCTAAGGGACGAAGTCACAGTGAAAGCGAGGCTTATACGGCCGAATCTGAGTAAAAAAAAGCGATGCGCGTGTTAAAACGCGCGGCGCTCTTTTTACTCAAACGCTGCTATCACTAGACCCGAAACCGGGTGAGCTAACCATGGCCAGGGTGAAGCGTAGGTAAAACTACGTGGAGGCCCGAACCCACGCGCTGTGCAAAACGCGGGGATGAGCTGTGGTTAGAGGAGAAATTCCAATCGAACTCGGAAATAGCTGGTTCTCCTCGAAATAGCTTTAGGGCTAGCCTGTTCTATACGTCCTGATGGTAGAGCACTGAATGGGTTGTCGTGGCGCAAGCCTAGGCGACTCAACCAAACTCCGAATGTCAGGAACGGTAAGGAATGGAGTCAGACTGTGAGGGCTAAGCTTCACTAGTCAAAAGGGAAACAGCCCATGATCACCAAATAAGGTCCCTAAATCTCAGCTCAGTGTGAAAGGCGGTCTTGTCGCTCAAACAACCAGGAGGTTGGCTTAGAAGCAGCCATCCTTTAAAGATAGCGTAACAGCTCACTGGTCCAGCGACTTGGTGCCGAAAATGTAACGGGGCTTAAGCTGAGTACCGAATTTGTGGGATTCATCTTTTTTAAAGATGGATCGGTAGAGGAGCGTTCTCTGTCGCAGCGAAGGAGTAGAGGTGACTCGCTCTGGAGCACAGAGAAGTGAGAATGTTGGTATAAGTAGCAAAAAGACCGGTGAAAACCCGGTCCACCGTAAACCCAAGGTTTCCTGGGCAACGAAAATCGACCCAGGGTGAGGCGGACCTAAGCCGAGGCCGAAAGGCGTAGGCGATGGAACAGCAGGTTAATATTCCTGCCCTGCCGTAGGTTTCCGATGAGGCGAC is part of the Patescibacteria group bacterium genome and encodes:
- a CDS encoding DUF1653 domain-containing protein; protein product: MKIKLGRYQHFKGDIMEVVGEAKHSESLEEFVVYKHITGKMAGETHWWVRPEAMFLEQVEVQGQKISRFKYLEEKND
- the murB gene encoding UDP-N-acetylmuramate dehydrogenase, with amino-acid sequence MIKVQENYSLAPLTTFKIGGPARFFIEISSAAELVEALSFAKDNNLKILLIGGGSNMLVSDSGFKGLVISINILGINKIKEGLNFVEIKAGAGEIWDKVVDYAVSNNYWGIENLSYIPGKMGAFAVQNVGAYGQEASQVVTVVEAYDSQTNQVVLLTNKQCGFAYRTSVFNTLDKGRYFILQVLLRLSKIYRPNISYPDLQKVFANQDNIELSAIRQTIINVRNKKFPYPYTAGAKGSAGSFFKNFLLKPTEYTSLEKNIAANLAGALPELRRIKNKFPSGDLIKIPTAFILEICGIKGLTVGGAKVNHNQPLVILNDNNTTTAANVLLLVKKIRQIVKQTTGLSLQPEPSLIGFESAELLACGFTKEEVGKYII
- a CDS encoding leucyl aminopeptidase, translating into MKFIVTSQKSLKGDNVVVPCFVKQNKLWLNNLVLSAAEKRILKDYFLGKNFTATNQETKVLFIGRRKIILLGLGEFKNWDQRKFILAIRRLLIVAKSEKIKSLALPVVRLPLAKVSYEKLGQLIAENALMADYSFNQYKKGSSKKKFSLKIFSLLVNKEEESLIRQGLKIGQVVGEQVNVARDLGNTPGGDMTPDLLAKQAVEQGKKYKFKVEVLTKNQIQKLGMGAILGVAKGSVEEPKFIIMEHWGVAKNQAPYVLVGKGVTFDSGGLNLKPSNGINDMHLDMLGAAAVIGLMGAVSRLKLPVNIIGLVPAVENMPSGSGLRPGDLLKGLSGKTIEVLNTDAEGRLILSDALTYAEKYKPKLVVDIATLTGACVVALGTLPIGLFTPSDELQKKFQVVGELSGDYVWPLPMWQEYEEEIKGTFGDVQNIGKTSYGGAIQAAMFLWQFAKKYPWVHLDIAGPMKTFEGQYLNKGASGVGVRFLFELVRQELAG